One window from the genome of bacterium encodes:
- a CDS encoding M23 family metallopeptidase — protein sequence MPLSRHISVVIVPHTGGAARPYLVRRWLLVGAVVFAAALILGLGGTALYYALLFNNTVHDLKPLEERGDFLARRVSEYKEAAMISGSELSALRAAAERDKRAYERSMRNIRIQLTQLQNFYKNLRIMAGFKLDEEQAADLLGQGGGTGLPLGRSANPRSGDERVAVTTFGLNFVNHDTQEYAAAEAALLSDMAGLSQEMYKLVRELEKRISTISPDVPYGVPVQGVITGYLGDPRWHGPHQGLDIAAPIGTPVRTPASGVVVESGFLGAYGLTVWIDHGNGYQTRYAHLSSVAYQVGERVNAGSVVGAIGITGATTGPHLHYEVRLNGIAVDPIYYMVQ from the coding sequence ATGCCCCTTTCCCGACACATCTCCGTGGTCATCGTGCCCCACACCGGCGGTGCGGCGCGGCCCTACCTCGTCAGGCGCTGGCTGCTGGTGGGGGCCGTCGTCTTCGCCGCCGCCCTGATCCTGGGGCTGGGCGGGACGGCGCTGTACTACGCCCTTTTATTCAACAACACGGTCCACGATTTGAAGCCCCTCGAGGAACGCGGCGACTTCCTCGCCCGACGGGTGTCCGAGTACAAAGAGGCGGCGATGATCTCCGGCTCCGAGCTCTCGGCGCTCCGGGCGGCCGCCGAGCGTGACAAACGGGCCTACGAGCGCTCCATGCGCAACATCCGCATCCAGCTCACCCAACTGCAGAATTTCTACAAGAACCTGAGAATCATGGCCGGGTTCAAGCTGGACGAGGAGCAGGCGGCAGACCTCCTGGGACAGGGCGGGGGGACGGGCTTACCCCTCGGGCGCTCCGCAAATCCCAGGTCAGGGGATGAGCGGGTGGCCGTCACCACCTTCGGGCTGAACTTCGTCAACCACGATACCCAGGAGTACGCCGCCGCGGAAGCCGCGCTTCTATCCGACATGGCCGGCCTCTCCCAGGAAATGTACAAACTGGTCCGGGAGCTGGAAAAGCGCATCTCCACCATCAGTCCCGACGTTCCCTATGGCGTCCCCGTCCAGGGGGTGATCACCGGCTACTTAGGCGATCCGCGTTGGCACGGCCCCCATCAGGGACTCGACATCGCGGCGCCCATCGGTACCCCGGTGCGCACACCGGCCAGCGGCGTGGTCGTCGAGTCCGGTTTCCTGGGGGCCTACGGGCTGACCGTCTGGATTGACCACGGGAACGGCTACCAGACCCGCTACGCCCATTTGAGCTCCGTGGCCTACCAGGTGGGTGAGCGGGTGAACGCCGGCAGCGTGGTGGGCGCCATCGGCATCACCGGCGCCACCACGGGACCCCACCTCCACTACGAGGTCCGGCTCAACGGCATCGCCGTGGATCCCATCTACTACATGGTCCAGTAG